The Salvelinus alpinus chromosome 28, SLU_Salpinus.1, whole genome shotgun sequence genome includes a window with the following:
- the LOC139557871 gene encoding ecto-ADP-ribosyltransferase 5-like isoform X2, producing the protein MTPDSVDDKYDGCRDEAFKRVDGYYLPHEKNTTTNFRRAWDIAEKHASIPKDGLQKVHSIAMYLFTNNKPQPPSESIYLDFNEAVRRGRHGYGTSFQYHSLHFYLTDAIKILKQSQTTCRTTYFRTNVTFDQDVDNEEMRFGYFVSSSLRKTLYDFGDTSCFEINTCFGVNLTYYSAYANEGDVLIPPYEVFKVTNVQTKAAVSNLWCKVVYTLKSTGKWKSDLNCKAIDTGYCYIKLLTVLTVTIVFIYLQH; encoded by the coding sequence ATGACACCTGATTCTGTTGACGACAAATACGATGGCTGCAGAGACGAAGCCTTTAAGAGGGTGGATGGCTACTACCTCCCACATGAGAAAAACACCACCACTAACTTCAGAAGAGCCTGGGACATAGCAGAGAAACATGCATCCATTCCAAAAGATGGTCTGCAAAAAGTGCATTCCATCGCTATGTATTTGTTCACAAATAACAAACCCCAACCTCCCTCTGAATCCATCTACCTAGACTTCAACGAAGCAGTTAGACGAGGCAGACATGGGTATGGAACGTCATTCCAGTACCATTCCCTGCACTTCTATCTAACTGATGCCATTAAGATTCTCAAACAAAGTCAAACAACATGTAGGACCACCTACTTTAGAACAAACGTAACTTTTGATCAGGATGTTGACAACGAAGAAATGCGCTTTGGTTATTTTGTCTCAAGTTCTTTACGTAAGACCTTATACGATTTTGGAGACACATCCTGCTTTGAGATCAACACATGTTTTGGTGTTAACCTGACATATTACTCTGCCTATGCAAACGAGGGGGACGTTTTGATTCCTCCCTATGAGGTATTCAAAGTGACCAACGTCCAGACAAAGGCAGCAGTCAGTAACCTGTGGTGTAAAGTCGTCTACACTCTAAAGAGCACTGGGAAATGGAAGAGTGACCTGAATTGTAAAGCAATAGATACAGGCTACTGCTACATAAAGCTATTGACTGTGTTGACAGTCACAATAGTGTTCATATATTTACAACACTGA
- the LOC139557871 gene encoding ecto-ADP-ribosyltransferase 5-like isoform X1 has translation MGGGHLLIDDVRSTEKKTNTICVLMLILCLHFGLVKHKQIFPLDMTPDSVDDKYDGCRDEAFKRVDGYYLPHEKNTTTNFRRAWDIAEKHASIPKDGLQKVHSIAMYLFTNNKPQPPSESIYLDFNEAVRRGRHGYGTSFQYHSLHFYLTDAIKILKQSQTTCRTTYFRTNVTFDQDVDNEEMRFGYFVSSSLRKTLYDFGDTSCFEINTCFGVNLTYYSAYANEGDVLIPPYEVFKVTNVQTKAAVSNLWCKVVYTLKSTGKWKSDLNCKAIDTGYCYIKLLTVLTVTIVFIYLQH, from the exons ATGGGTGGTGGACATCTCTTAATTGATG ACGTGAGGAGCACTGAGAAGAAGACAAACACAATCTGTGTCTTGATGTTGATTCTCTGTCTTCACTTTGGACTGGTGAAACAT AAGCAGATTTTCCCACTGGACATGACACCTGATTCTGTTGACGACAAATACGATGGCTGCAGAGACGAAGCCTTTAAGAGGGTGGATGGCTACTACCTCCCACATGAGAAAAACACCACCACTAACTTCAGAAGAGCCTGGGACATAGCAGAGAAACATGCATCCATTCCAAAAGATGGTCTGCAAAAAGTGCATTCCATCGCTATGTATTTGTTCACAAATAACAAACCCCAACCTCCCTCTGAATCCATCTACCTAGACTTCAACGAAGCAGTTAGACGAGGCAGACATGGGTATGGAACGTCATTCCAGTACCATTCCCTGCACTTCTATCTAACTGATGCCATTAAGATTCTCAAACAAAGTCAAACAACATGTAGGACCACCTACTTTAGAACAAACGTAACTTTTGATCAGGATGTTGACAACGAAGAAATGCGCTTTGGTTATTTTGTCTCAAGTTCTTTACGTAAGACCTTATACGATTTTGGAGACACATCCTGCTTTGAGATCAACACATGTTTTGGTGTTAACCTGACATATTACTCTGCCTATGCAAACGAGGGGGACGTTTTGATTCCTCCCTATGAGGTATTCAAAGTGACCAACGTCCAGACAAAGGCAGCAGTCAGTAACCTGTGGTGTAAAGTCGTCTACACTCTAAAGAGCACTGGGAAATGGAAGAGTGACCTGAATTGTAAAGCAATAGATACAGGCTACTGCTACATAAAGCTATTGACTGTGTTGACAGTCACAATAGTGTTCATATATTTACAACACTGA